In Fusobacterium canifelinum, a genomic segment contains:
- a CDS encoding DUF2262 domain-containing protein: MKLKKVKNILKNSKYFSKIQVEDNFEINGIIKLWSRNDVDILIEFNDENDDDIDFSETTLKLIEEKLNWIDKNKNLICKTFIEEEGMFYGLNEEIEKELSKKEKAKIGNLEFSAPLTEEEFSNSLYIIYINFYIEDKEHISCDFDLECEPDYLFGHLANIELDEDNEIIMGGING; encoded by the coding sequence ATGAAATTAAAAAAAGTAAAAAATATTTTAAAAAATAGTAAATATTTTTCTAAAATTCAAGTTGAAGACAATTTTGAAATAAATGGAATAATCAAGCTTTGGAGTAGAAATGATGTTGATATTTTAATAGAATTTAATGATGAAAATGATGATGATATTGATTTTTCAGAAACTACATTAAAACTAATTGAAGAGAAGTTAAATTGGATAGATAAAAATAAAAACTTAATATGTAAAACTTTTATTGAAGAAGAAGGAATGTTTTATGGTTTAAATGAGGAAATAGAAAAAGAACTTTCTAAAAAGGAAAAAGCTAAAATTGGGAATTTAGAATTTTCTGCTCCTCTTACAGAAGAAGAATTTTCTAATTCATTATATATTATATACATTAATTTCTATATAGAAGATAAAGAACATATAAGTTGTGATTTTGATTTAGAGTGTGAACCTGATTATCTTTTTGGACATCTTGCTAATATTGAATTAGATGAAGATAATGAAATTATAATGGGTGGAATTAACGGATAA
- a CDS encoding potassium/proton antiporter produces MNNILFLSSVVIIVSIFMYRYLSKFGVPMLLVFISLGMIFGENGIFKIDYDNYELSRDICSFALIYIIFFGGFGTNLSMAKGIIKKSLILSSLGVIFTSLLTGVFTHYALKIDWYTSFLIGSVLGSTDAASVFAILRSHKLNLKENTASLLEIESGSNDPFAYVLTISFLTLSKGGLNLPILLFKQVCFGLLVGYIFAKLSCLVIRKTKNLDSGMSMALITASMLLSYSLSEFIGGNGYITVYLLGVLVGNIRFNKKSEIVSFFNGITSIMQILIFFLLGLLVNPLEALKYAVPAILIMIAMTLIIRPFVVYLLISPLKSSRGQKLLTSWAGLRGAASVVFAILVVVANKEIGMIVFNIAFIVVLLSIAIQGSLLPFFSRKFDMIDEEGDVLKTFNDYSDTENVDFITAEINQNHKWVGKQVKNLEFMPSVLLVLIIRNGQNIIPNGDTVIENGDRIVLCGSSFVEKDTRINLYESIVDKTSKYKDKSIRELDKNTLIVMIKRDEVAMIPSGSTTILENDILVLLDR; encoded by the coding sequence ATGAATAATATTTTATTTTTAAGCTCTGTTGTTATCATTGTATCAATATTTATGTATAGATATCTTAGTAAATTTGGTGTTCCTATGCTTTTAGTATTTATAAGTTTAGGAATGATATTTGGTGAAAATGGGATTTTTAAAATTGATTATGACAACTATGAGTTATCAAGAGATATTTGTAGTTTTGCCTTAATATATATTATTTTCTTTGGAGGTTTTGGTACTAATCTTTCTATGGCAAAGGGTATAATTAAAAAGTCATTAATTCTTTCCTCATTAGGTGTTATTTTTACTTCACTCTTAACAGGAGTATTTACACATTATGCTTTAAAGATAGATTGGTATACCTCATTTTTAATAGGTTCTGTTTTAGGTTCAACAGATGCTGCTTCTGTATTTGCCATTCTAAGATCACATAAATTAAACTTAAAAGAAAATACAGCTTCTCTACTTGAAATTGAAAGTGGTTCAAATGACCCTTTTGCTTATGTTTTAACTATATCATTTTTAACACTTTCAAAAGGTGGACTAAATCTACCAATACTTTTATTTAAACAAGTTTGCTTTGGTTTATTAGTGGGATATATTTTTGCAAAATTATCTTGTTTAGTTATTAGAAAAACTAAAAATTTAGATAGTGGAATGTCTATGGCTCTTATAACTGCTTCTATGCTTCTATCATATTCTTTAAGTGAATTTATTGGAGGTAATGGTTATATAACTGTCTATCTTTTAGGTGTATTAGTAGGAAATATCAGATTTAATAAGAAAAGTGAAATTGTTAGTTTTTTCAATGGAATAACAAGTATTATGCAAATCTTAATTTTCTTTTTACTAGGACTTTTGGTAAATCCATTAGAAGCATTAAAATATGCTGTTCCTGCTATTTTAATTATGATTGCTATGACTTTAATTATTCGTCCATTTGTAGTTTATTTATTGATAAGTCCTTTAAAATCAAGTAGGGGACAAAAACTTTTAACATCTTGGGCAGGATTAAGAGGAGCTGCCTCAGTAGTTTTCGCTATCTTAGTGGTAGTTGCAAATAAAGAAATTGGAATGATTGTTTTTAATATCGCTTTTATTGTAGTTTTGCTATCTATTGCTATACAAGGTTCTTTACTTCCTTTCTTTTCAAGAAAATTTGATATGATTGATGAAGAAGGGGATGTCCTTAAAACATTCAATGATTACTCTGATACAGAAAATGTAGACTTTATAACTGCTGAAATTAATCAAAACCATAAATGGGTTGGAAAACAGGTAAAAAATCTTGAATTTATGCCATCAGTCTTATTAGTTTTAATTATAAGAAATGGACAAAATATTATTCCAAATGGAGATACTGTAATAGAAAATGGAGATAGAATTGTTCTTTGTGGTTCAAGTTTTGTGGAAAAAGATACAAGAATAAATTTATATGAAAGTATAGTAGATAAAACCTCAAAATATAAGGATAAATCTATTAGAGAACTTGATAAAAATACTTTGATTGTTATGATTAAGAGGGATGAAGTTGCTATGATCCCAAGCGGAAGTACAACTATATTAGAAAATGATATTTTAGTATTACTTGATAGATAA
- the pgeF gene encoding peptidoglycan editing factor PgeF yields MNYIDKDIKDFDDYIEFTTFNKFNVKILFTKKHYGSVPEKSREEVAEDFSLKNKIMVSSHQTHSDNVVLVGENTDITYFENTDGILTSNKNVAILTKYADCLPIFIYDEESKIFGAVHSGWKGTYQEIVKRAIEKINPKNLSTINILFGIGISCENYRVGAEFYEQFRNKFPKEIVEKTFSIKDDDFYFNNQLFNYYLLKEYGIKEDKIFLNNRCTFKENFHSFRRDKELSGRNGAIMFMEV; encoded by the coding sequence ATGAATTATATAGATAAAGATATAAAAGATTTCGATGATTATATTGAATTTACAACTTTTAATAAATTTAATGTAAAGATATTATTTACAAAAAAGCATTATGGAAGTGTTCCAGAAAAAAGCAGAGAAGAAGTTGCAGAGGATTTTTCATTAAAAAATAAAATAATGGTGTCATCTCACCAAACTCATAGTGATAATGTTGTTTTAGTGGGAGAAAATACAGATATAACATATTTTGAAAATACAGATGGAATATTAACATCCAATAAAAATGTAGCAATACTTACGAAATATGCAGATTGTTTGCCTATATTTATCTATGATGAAGAAAGTAAAATATTTGGAGCTGTTCATTCAGGTTGGAAAGGGACATATCAAGAAATTGTAAAAAGAGCCATTGAAAAGATTAATCCTAAAAATTTATCAACTATAAATATTCTATTTGGTATAGGAATATCTTGTGAAAATTATAGAGTTGGTGCAGAATTTTATGAACAATTTAGAAATAAGTTTCCAAAAGAAATTGTTGAAAAGACATTTTCTATAAAGGATGATGATTTTTACTTTAATAACCAACTTTTTAATTACTATTTACTTAAAGAATATGGAATAAAAGAAGATAAAATATTTTTAAATAATAGGTGTACATTTAAAGAAAATTTCCATTCTTTTAGAAGAGATAAAGAGCTTTCTGGAAGAAATGGAGCAATTATGTTTATGGAGGTTTAG
- the aroF gene encoding 3-deoxy-7-phosphoheptulonate synthase, with the protein MYIKLKDKSLSKRVEEFLEKNNIKYFTSLDGENMKYAILYIPNNFKEENFKEIDDLVEIAKIKSSYKFVSREFKNSDTIIDIKGHLIGGDNFMLMAGPCSVENKEMLSNIAKEVKKGGAIALRGGAYKPRTSPYDFQGLGEVALKYLREVANENNMLVVTEAMDVENLDLICTYSDIIQIGARNMQNFSLLKKLGKIDKPVLLKRGLSATINEFLLSAEYIIAHGNREVILCERGIRTFETMTRNTLDINAIAMIRELSHLPIIVDASHGTGKRSLVQPVTLAGIFAGANGAMVEVHQNPECALSDGPQSLDFKLFEKLAKNIKKSLIFRKELE; encoded by the coding sequence ATGTATATAAAATTGAAGGATAAGAGTTTATCTAAAAGAGTAGAAGAATTTTTAGAAAAAAATAATATAAAGTATTTTACTTCATTGGATGGAGAAAATATGAAGTATGCTATATTATATATACCAAATAATTTTAAAGAAGAAAATTTCAAAGAAATTGATGATTTGGTTGAAATTGCAAAAATTAAAAGCTCATATAAATTTGTAAGCAGAGAATTTAAAAATTCTGATACAATAATAGATATAAAGGGGCATTTAATAGGTGGAGATAACTTTATGCTTATGGCAGGACCTTGTTCTGTTGAAAATAAAGAAATGCTCTCAAATATAGCAAAAGAAGTAAAAAAAGGTGGAGCTATTGCTTTAAGAGGCGGAGCATATAAACCTAGAACTTCTCCTTATGATTTTCAAGGCTTAGGAGAGGTAGCATTAAAATATTTAAGAGAAGTAGCTAATGAAAACAATATGTTAGTTGTAACAGAAGCTATGGATGTTGAAAATCTAGATTTGATTTGTACTTACTCAGATATTATACAAATTGGTGCTAGAAATATGCAAAATTTTAGTTTACTAAAAAAATTAGGTAAAATAGATAAACCAGTATTATTAAAAAGAGGGTTAAGTGCAACTATTAATGAATTTTTATTATCAGCAGAATATATAATTGCTCATGGAAATAGAGAAGTAATTCTTTGTGAAAGAGGAATTAGAACATTTGAAACTATGACAAGAAATACTTTAGATATAAATGCTATTGCTATGATAAGAGAATTATCACATCTTCCAATTATAGTTGATGCAAGTCATGGAACAGGTAAAAGAAGCTTAGTTCAGCCTGTTACCTTAGCAGGAATTTTTGCAGGAGCTAATGGAGCTATGGTAGAAGTACATCAAAATCCAGAATGTGCTTTATCTGATGGACCTCAATCACTCGACTTTAAACTATTTGAGAAGTTAGCAAAAAATATAAAAAAATCCTTGATTTTTAGAAAGGAACTGGAATAA
- a CDS encoding Smr/MutS family protein translates to MYNEIDLHNLDFKLALNIFKRKYNEALKRKDKREILIIHGYGANKLGHVPILARNLRVFLSKNKDKLSYRLSINPGVTYVTPISKLD, encoded by the coding sequence ATGTATAATGAAATTGATTTACATAACCTTGATTTCAAATTAGCTTTAAATATATTTAAGAGAAAATATAACGAAGCCTTAAAAAGAAAAGATAAGAGGGAAATTTTAATAATTCATGGTTATGGAGCTAATAAATTAGGGCATGTTCCTATTTTGGCAAGAAACCTAAGAGTTTTTTTATCTAAAAATAAGGATAAATTAAGTTACAGACTTTCAATTAATCCTGGTGTAACTTATGTAACTCCAATATCTAAATTGGATTAG
- a CDS encoding GIY-YIG nuclease family protein, translating to MAYYLYMLRCEDDSIYTGTAKDYLKRYNEHINGKGAKYTKAHKVAKIERVFLCDSRSVACSLESKIKKYTKKKKESVISKPDDFIKDIENNGEIKIEKIF from the coding sequence ATGGCTTATTATTTGTATATGTTAAGATGTGAAGACGATAGTATCTATACTGGTACTGCAAAAGATTATTTAAAGAGATACAACGAACATATAAATGGTAAAGGTGCGAAATACACAAAAGCTCACAAGGTTGCAAAAATTGAAAGAGTATTTTTATGTGATTCAAGATCAGTAGCATGTAGTTTAGAAAGTAAAATAAAAAAATATACAAAAAAGAAAAAAGAGAGTGTAATAAGCAAACCAGATGACTTCATAAAAGATATTGAAAATAATGGAGAAATAAAAATAGAAAAAATTTTTTAA
- a CDS encoding DNA polymerase III subunit delta', with protein sequence MLDEFLKNELSFNRESGTYLFYGDDLEKNYNIALEFSSELFSKNIENEIEKNKIIDKTSRNLYSDLMVVDTLNIDTVRDIIKKSYTSSHEGGAKVFILKNIQDIRKESANAMLKLIEEPTKDNFFILISKRLNILSTIKSRSIIYRIRKSTPEELGVDKYVYNFFLGFSNDIEKYKEKEIDLMLEKSYKAIAGVLKEYEKEQSIEVKIDLYKCLRNFVQESTNLKKYEKIKFAEDIYLNSSKENVHLIIEYLINLVKRDKNLKEKLEYKRMLRYPINLKLLLINLIMSI encoded by the coding sequence ATGTTAGATGAATTTCTAAAAAATGAGTTATCATTTAATAGAGAATCTGGAACTTACTTATTCTATGGAGATGATTTAGAGAAAAATTATAATATAGCTTTAGAATTTTCTTCTGAATTATTTTCAAAGAATATAGAGAATGAGATTGAAAAAAATAAAATAATAGATAAAACTTCAAGAAATTTATATAGTGATTTAATGGTAGTGGATACATTAAATATAGATACTGTAAGAGATATAATAAAAAAAAGTTATACTAGCTCTCATGAAGGAGGAGCTAAGGTTTTTATATTAAAAAATATTCAAGATATAAGAAAAGAAAGTGCAAACGCAATGTTAAAGCTTATAGAAGAACCTACAAAAGATAACTTTTTTATTTTGATTTCTAAAAGATTAAATATACTATCTACAATAAAATCAAGATCTATTATTTATAGAATAAGAAAATCAACTCCTGAAGAATTAGGAGTTGATAAGTATGTCTATAATTTTTTCTTAGGTTTTTCAAATGATATAGAAAAATATAAAGAAAAAGAAATAGATTTAATGCTTGAAAAATCATATAAAGCTATTGCTGGAGTTTTAAAAGAATATGAAAAAGAACAAAGTATAGAAGTAAAAATTGATTTGTATAAGTGTTTAAGAAATTTTGTTCAAGAATCTACAAATTTAAAAAAGTATGAAAAAATCAAGTTTGCAGAAGATATTTATTTAAATAGTAGCAAAGAAAATGTACATTTAATAATAGAATATCTTATAAATCTTGTAAAAAGGGATAAAAACTTAAAAGAAAAATTGGAATATAAAAGAATGTTAAGATATCCTATAAATCTAAAATTATTATTAATCAATTTAATTATGAGTATCTAA
- the mreB gene encoding rod shape-determining protein, with protein MGLFNFRANRSIGIDLGTANTLVYSKKHKKIVLNEPSVVAVERETKRVLAVGNEAKEMLGKTPDTIVAVRPLSEGVIADYDITEAMIKYFIKKIFGSYSFFMPEIMICVPIDVTGVEKRAVLEAAISAGAKKAYLIEEARAAALGSGMDITVPEGNMIIDIGGGSTDVAIISLGGTVVSKTIRVAGNNFDNDIIKYVKKTYNLLIGDRTAEEIKMKIGTALPLEEEETMEVKGRDLLMGLPKVVTMTSEEVREAIKDSLDQILQCIRTVLEKTPPELASDIVDKGMIMTGGGSLIRNFPEMITKYTNLKVNLADNPLESVVIGAGLALDQIDYLRKIEKAER; from the coding sequence ATGGGACTTTTTAATTTTAGAGCAAACAGAAGTATAGGGATTGATTTGGGAACAGCAAACACATTGGTTTACAGCAAAAAGCATAAAAAAATTGTTTTAAATGAACCTTCTGTTGTTGCAGTGGAAAGAGAAACAAAAAGAGTATTGGCAGTTGGAAATGAAGCCAAAGAGATGCTTGGAAAAACTCCTGATACAATAGTTGCAGTAAGACCTTTAAGTGAAGGAGTAATTGCTGATTATGATATAACAGAAGCTATGATAAAATATTTTATTAAAAAGATATTTGGTTCATATAGTTTTTTTATGCCAGAAATAATGATTTGTGTACCTATTGATGTAACAGGTGTAGAAAAAAGAGCAGTTTTAGAGGCTGCAATTTCAGCAGGAGCTAAAAAAGCATACTTAATAGAAGAAGCAAGAGCAGCAGCTTTAGGCTCAGGAATGGATATAACAGTACCAGAAGGAAATATGATAATAGATATTGGTGGAGGTTCTACCGACGTAGCTATTATATCTCTTGGAGGAACAGTTGTAAGTAAAACTATAAGAGTTGCTGGAAATAACTTTGATAATGACATCATAAAATATGTAAAGAAAACATATAATCTTTTAATCGGAGATAGAACAGCAGAAGAAATTAAAATGAAAATAGGAACAGCTCTACCATTAGAAGAAGAAGAAACTATGGAAGTTAAAGGTAGAGACTTATTAATGGGATTACCTAAAGTCGTTACAATGACTTCTGAAGAAGTAAGAGAAGCTATTAAAGACTCTTTGGATCAAATATTACAATGTATAAGAACAGTTTTAGAAAAAACTCCACCTGAATTAGCATCTGATATAGTTGATAAAGGTATGATAATGACAGGAGGAGGTTCTCTAATTAGAAATTTCCCAGAAATGATAACTAAATATACAAACCTAAAAGTAAATCTAGCTGACAATCCTTTAGAAAGTGTTGTAATAGGAGCAGGTCTAGCACTTGATCAAATAGATTATCTTAGAAAGATAGAAAAGGCTGAAAGATAA
- a CDS encoding Mini-ribonuclease 3 — translation MDNVDFSKDIRDYSGLELAFLGDAIWELEIRKYYLQFGYNIPTLNKYVKAKVNAKYQSLIYKEIIEDLDEEFKVIGKRAKNSNIKTFPRSCTVMEYKEATALEAIIGAMYLLKKEEEIKKIINIVIKGEEYGTF, via the coding sequence ATGGACAATGTAGATTTCTCAAAGGATATAAGAGATTACAGTGGACTGGAATTAGCATTTTTAGGAGATGCTATTTGGGAATTAGAAATAAGGAAATATTACTTACAATTTGGCTATAATATTCCAACTTTGAATAAATATGTTAAAGCTAAGGTAAATGCAAAATATCAAAGTTTAATCTACAAGGAAATTATAGAAGATTTAGATGAAGAATTTAAAGTTATAGGAAAAAGAGCGAAGAATAGTAATATAAAAACCTTTCCAAGAAGCTGTACAGTGATGGAATATAAGGAAGCAACAGCTTTAGAAGCCATTATTGGAGCAATGTATTTATTAAAAAAAGAAGAAGAAATAAAAAAAATTATAAATATAGTTATAAAGGGAGAAGAGTATGGGACTTTTTAA
- the cysS gene encoding cysteine--tRNA ligase gives MIKIYNTLTGHLDEFKPLKENEVSMYVCGPTVYNYIHIGNARPAIFFDTVRRYLEYRGYKVNYVQNFTDVDDKMINKANIENVTIKEIAERYIKAYFEDTSKINLKEEGMIRPKATENINEMIEIIQSLVDKGYAYESNGDVYFEVKKYKDGYGELSKQNIEDLESGARIDVNEIKRDALDFALWKSSKPNEPSWDSPWGKGRPGWHIECSAMSRKYLGDSFDIHGGGLDLIFPHHENEMAQSKCGCGGTFARYWMHNGYININGEKMSKSSGSFVLLRDILKHFEGRVIRLFVLGSHYRKPMEFSDTELNQTKSSLERIENTLKRIKELDRENLKGTDDCQELLATKKEMEAGFIEAMNEDFNTAQALGHIFELVKAVNKTLDEVSVSEKGLEVIDEVYSYLVMIIQDVLGIQLKLEVEVNNISADLIELILELRRNAREEKNWALSDKIRDRLLELGIKIKDGKDKTTWTM, from the coding sequence ATGATAAAGATTTATAATACACTGACAGGGCATTTAGATGAATTTAAGCCTTTGAAAGAGAATGAGGTGTCAATGTATGTCTGTGGACCAACAGTGTATAACTATATTCATATAGGAAATGCAAGACCTGCTATTTTCTTTGACACAGTTAGAAGATATTTGGAGTATAGAGGTTATAAGGTAAATTATGTTCAAAACTTCACTGATGTTGACGATAAGATGATAAATAAAGCAAATATTGAAAATGTAACAATAAAAGAGATAGCAGAAAGATATATAAAAGCCTATTTTGAAGATACTTCAAAAATAAATTTAAAAGAAGAAGGTATGATAAGACCTAAGGCAACTGAAAATATTAATGAAATGATAGAAATTATACAATCTTTGGTTGATAAGGGTTATGCTTATGAGTCAAATGGAGATGTATATTTTGAAGTAAAAAAATATAAAGATGGTTACGGAGAACTTTCAAAACAAAATATAGAAGACTTAGAAAGTGGAGCAAGAATAGATGTAAATGAAATTAAAAGAGATGCACTAGATTTTGCACTATGGAAATCTTCTAAACCTAATGAGCCAAGCTGGGATTCTCCTTGGGGAAAGGGTAGACCTGGTTGGCATATAGAATGTTCTGCTATGTCAAGAAAATACCTAGGAGACAGTTTTGATATACATGGAGGAGGTTTAGATTTAATATTCCCTCACCATGAAAATGAAATGGCACAATCTAAGTGTGGTTGTGGAGGAACTTTTGCTAGATATTGGATGCACAATGGTTATATAAATATAAATGGTGAAAAGATGTCTAAGTCATCTGGCTCTTTTGTACTTTTAAGAGATATTTTAAAGCATTTTGAAGGTAGAGTTATAAGACTTTTTGTATTGGGTTCTCATTATAGAAAACCTATGGAATTCTCAGATACTGAATTGAATCAAACTAAGTCTTCACTTGAAAGAATAGAAAATACTTTAAAAAGAATAAAAGAATTGGATAGAGAAAATCTAAAAGGAACAGATGATTGTCAAGAACTTTTAGCAACTAAAAAAGAAATGGAAGCTGGGTTTATAGAGGCTATGAATGAAGATTTTAATACAGCACAAGCCTTAGGACATATCTTTGAATTAGTAAAAGCAGTTAATAAAACTTTGGATGAAGTAAGTGTTTCAGAAAAAGGTTTAGAAGTTATAGATGAGGTTTACTCTTATCTTGTTATGATAATACAAGATGTCCTAGGAATTCAATTAAAATTAGAAGTTGAAGTCAATAATATTTCAGCTGATTTAATTGAGTTAATACTTGAACTTAGAAGAAATGCAAGAGAAGAAAAGAATTGGGCATTATCTGATAAAATAAGAGATAGACTTTTAGAATTGGGTATAAAAATTAAAGATGGAAAGGATAAAACTACATGGACAATGTAG
- the ispD gene encoding 2-C-methyl-D-erythritol 4-phosphate cytidylyltransferase has product MYSGNSEIKKKVTFILAAAGQGKRMNLDSPKQFLNYEGEPLFYSSLKLAFENKNINDIIIVTNKENLNFMVKYCQDKNLFSKVKYIVEGGSERQYSIYNAIKKIEDTDIVIIQDAARPFLKDKYIEESIKILDNDCDGAVIGVKCKDTVKIIDENGIVVETPNRDNLIMVHTPQTFKFEILKKAHQMAEERNILATDDASLVEMISGKIKIIYGDYDNIKITVQEDLKFLK; this is encoded by the coding sequence ATGTACAGTGGTAACTCTGAAATAAAAAAGAAAGTTACTTTTATTCTAGCAGCAGCAGGTCAAGGAAAAAGGATGAACTTAGACTCACCTAAACAATTTTTAAACTATGAAGGAGAGCCACTTTTTTATTCATCTTTAAAACTTGCCTTTGAAAATAAAAATATTAATGATATTATTATAGTAACTAATAAAGAAAATTTAAATTTTATGGTAAAATATTGTCAAGACAAAAATTTGTTTTCAAAAGTCAAATATATAGTTGAAGGTGGAAGTGAAAGACAATATTCTATCTATAATGCTATTAAGAAAATAGAAGATACAGACATTGTAATAATTCAAGATGCAGCAAGACCTTTTTTAAAAGATAAATATATAGAAGAAAGTATAAAAATTTTAGATAATGATTGTGATGGAGCTGTTATTGGTGTAAAATGTAAAGATACAGTCAAGATTATTGATGAAAATGGAATAGTCGTAGAAACACCAAATAGAGATAATTTAATAATGGTTCACACACCACAAACTTTTAAGTTTGAAATTTTAAAGAAAGCACATCAAATGGCTGAAGAAAGAAATATATTAGCCACTGATGATGCAAGCTTAGTTGAGATGATTTCTGGAAAAATTAAAATTATTTATGGAGATTATGATAATATTAAGATTACGGTACAAGAGGATTTAAAGTTTTTAAAATAA